The segment GTGAGACTGGGGACGCGACTCGCGTCGAGGACGACCGATTCCGCGCCGCACTCGAGGCCCTGTCTGGACCCCACGACTTTCACAACCTGACGCCCGACGACCGAAACACGGAGCGCTCGCCGACGCTCGAGGCGACCCGCGACGGGCCGTTTCTCGTCGTCACCGTCTCGGCGGGCGGCTTCTCGCGCGAACTGGTCCGCCGGCTCGTTTCGCTCGCCCACAGCGTCGGCTCGGGAGAGACGCCGCTCGCGAAGGTCGATCGGGCGCTCGCGGACGAACCGCTGGCGGGCCACGACGGGATCGCTCCGGCGCCGCCAGAACCGCTCGTGCTCGCAGCCGTCGAGTACCCCGACCTCGAGTTTACCGTCGACGAAGCGGCGGCGACGAGCGCGCGGCGGATCTTCGACCGTCGGCGAGTCGAGCAGCGAACGGTCGCGCGGGTCTCGAGACAGCTCCGTGACGGACTGTCGGCGGACTCACACGGCGGCTCCGAATGGTGAGTGGGTTTATACGATTCGGGCGACGACCACGAGGTATGGAACTGTCCCCCGAGGAGTACGGCGCGTACTGGCGCGCCTCGCTTTTCGTCTCCGCGGGGGTGCTCGTCGCGTATCTCGGATATCGCGTCACCGCGCCGCTTCTCGCTCACTCGCAGGCGGGCGCGACGCTGTTCGGCGTCTTCTTGCTCGGCGCACTCGTCGTTTCCGGGGGCTATCTGGTCGTTCTCGGTATCGCCCGAACGGTTCGGACCGCCGTCGACGCCGAGATGCGCGGCTAGGAGACGACGGCACGTCGTTTGCGGATCACCGTCTCTGATCGGCCGTCGCTCTCAGACCCGTCGTCACCCGGCTTCGGTAGATTTTCACAGCTTCGGTCCGAAATCAGCGCCATGAGTTCTGTACCGGACCGCTCCGAAATCGACCGGGAGTACACCTGGGACCTCGAGAGCATCTACGGGAGCGACGAGGAGTGGGAGGAGGCGTACGCGGCGGTGAGCGATCGAATCGAGGAGTTGGCGAGCTACGAAGGCCAGACCACCGACGACGCCGAGACGTTACTCGCGGTTTTCGAGCTTCGAAACGACATCATGCGCGAGGTGTCGACGGTGGCCGCCTACGCCCGCATGCGACGCGACGAGGACACGACCAACCAGGAGTATCAGGCCCTGACCGCCAGATCCCAGTCGCTGGCAGCGGAGGCACAGTCCGCCGCCTCGTTCATCGAGCCCGAACTCCAGACGCTCACGCGATCGGAGTTCGAGTCGATGACCGACGAGGAGCCGGCACTCGAGACCTACGACCACTACGTCGACGACGTGTTGCGGATGAAACCGCACACGCGTTCGGCGGAAGTCGAGGCGCTCCTCGCGGACCTGAGCGAAGTGACGGGAGCGACCGGCGAGGTCTACAACATGCTCTCGAACGCGGACATGTCGTTTCCGACCCTCGAGGATCCCGATGGCGACGCAGTCGAGATCACCCAGAGCAACTTCACCAACCTGCTCAAACGCCCCGATCGGGAGTTCCGACGGCGGGTGTACGAAGGCTACTTCGACGAGTGGGAAGCGGTGCGAAACACCGTCGCGGCGTCGTACAAAAACAGCGTCAAAGCGGACGTCAAGACCGCACAGGCTCGCAACTACGACACCGCACGCGAAGCCGCACTCGACGGCCCGAACGTCCCCGTCGAGGTCTACGATACGCTGGTCGACAGCGTCGACGACAACCTCGATAAACTCCACCGCCACGCCGAACTCAAACGCGAGGCCCTCGAGGTCGACGAACTGCAGATGTGGGACCTCTACATGCCGTTGACGGGCGGGGAAGGACCCGACGTCGGCTACGACGAGGCGACCGAGTACGTCGTCGACGCCGTCGGGCCGCTGGGCGAGGAGTACCAGTCCCGGGTCGCCGAGGGTCTCGAGTCGCGGTGGGTCGATGTCTACGAGAACGAAGGCAAACAGTCGGGCGCGTATTCAGGTGGCACCTACGACACCCAGCCGTTCATCCTGATGAACTACCAGGACGACATCGCCTCGATGTACACGCTGGCCCACGAACTCGGCCACTCGATGCACTCTCAGCTCACCAAGGACGAACAGCCCTACGTCTACTCGAGCTACGAGATCTTCGTGGCCGAAGTCGCCAGCACGGTCAACGAGGCCCTGCTGACGAACCACCTGCTCGAGACCGTCGACGATCCGGCGTTCCGAAAGGCCGTCCTCAACGAGTTCCTAGAGCGCGTCCGCTCGACGCTGTACCGCCAGACGCTGTTCGCCGAGTTCGAACACGAGGCCCACCGGCTCGAGGAAAACGGCGAGCCGCTCACAGCGGATCGACTGGACGACCTCTACTACGGGCTCAAAGAATCGTACTACGAGCCCGCCACCGTCGACGAGCGGATCGCCCGCGAGTGGATGCGCATTCCGCATTTCTACCGCGCGTTCTACGTCTACCAGTACTCGACCGGCATTTCCGCCGCGCTCGCCATCGTCGACGGCATCCTCCCGGACGGACCCAGCAGCGAGCCGGACTGTACCGCCGCCGAGAACTACCTCGAGTTTCTCCGTCGCGGCTCGCGGGAGTACCCGCTCGACCTCCTGCGAATCGCGGGGGTCGATATGAGTTCGAGCGATCCGATCGACCGCGCGCTGGCGACCTACGGCGACCGCCTCGACGAGATGGCGGCGCTGCTCGAGTAGCCGAGAGCGCTCTGTCAGGTCCCGTCTACATTTTCGATTCTATTGACCCTCGCTTCTCGAGATTCTGTCCCGTTCGTTCGTCGAATCTCTCTCGTCGACAATTTCCCGTGACCGGCCAAGCGAACTCCATCGTTTCCCCTCGGTGGCACCCGAAACGGTCGTATCACCCACGGCTTCCGGCCTGCCGAAAACCAACCGCGACCCAAAGGCACATTTATCGTGGGAATCCTAACGACGTACATCACGATGTCTCGAAGCCCATCTGTTCCTGAGCGACCACATCGCGAGATCGATCCCGATCTCTCCGATGACGAACGGCTCGAGGCGCTCCGTGGACACTTCGAAGATCTCACCGAGGTCCGAGATCAGCTGTCCGAGCAGCTCGACGCTGCAGAGGAGCGCCGCGAGCAGTTACGAGAGAAAGTAAACTCCGTCGAGCGCGAAAACGAGACGCTCAAAAGCTCCTCGCTTTACATCTCGACCGTCGAGGACGTCCTCGAGGACGACGAAGTCGTCGTCAAACAACACGGCAACAACCAGGAGGTTCTCACCGACGTCTCCCCGCGGATCGCGGAGTCGGTCGAGAGCGGCGATCGAGTCGCCGTCAACGATTCGTTTTCGATCCAGACGGTCCTGGACGCGGAAACCGACGCCCGCGCACAGGCCATGGAGATCGCCGAAAAGCCCGACGTCTCATACGACGAGATCGGCGGCATCGACGAGCAGGTTCAGGAA is part of the Halostagnicola kamekurae genome and harbors:
- the truA gene encoding tRNA pseudouridine(38-40) synthase TruA, which gives rise to MRAFRIAYDGTDYFGFQRQPDVRTVEDTIFGALRRLEILAPDADKPDGYAAAGRTDAGVSALAQTVAFDAPDWLTPRALNSELPADVRAWASADASPSFHATHHASERRYVYHLYAPAESRSTAALPEPTDDAQPSRRETGDATRVEDDRFRAALEALSGPHDFHNLTPDDRNTERSPTLEATRDGPFLVVTVSAGGFSRELVRRLVSLAHSVGSGETPLAKVDRALADEPLAGHDGIAPAPPEPLVLAAVEYPDLEFTVDEAAATSARRIFDRRRVEQRTVARVSRQLRDGLSADSHGGSEW
- the pepF gene encoding oligoendopeptidase F — protein: MSSVPDRSEIDREYTWDLESIYGSDEEWEEAYAAVSDRIEELASYEGQTTDDAETLLAVFELRNDIMREVSTVAAYARMRRDEDTTNQEYQALTARSQSLAAEAQSAASFIEPELQTLTRSEFESMTDEEPALETYDHYVDDVLRMKPHTRSAEVEALLADLSEVTGATGEVYNMLSNADMSFPTLEDPDGDAVEITQSNFTNLLKRPDREFRRRVYEGYFDEWEAVRNTVAASYKNSVKADVKTAQARNYDTAREAALDGPNVPVEVYDTLVDSVDDNLDKLHRHAELKREALEVDELQMWDLYMPLTGGEGPDVGYDEATEYVVDAVGPLGEEYQSRVAEGLESRWVDVYENEGKQSGAYSGGTYDTQPFILMNYQDDIASMYTLAHELGHSMHSQLTKDEQPYVYSSYEIFVAEVASTVNEALLTNHLLETVDDPAFRKAVLNEFLERVRSTLYRQTLFAEFEHEAHRLEENGEPLTADRLDDLYYGLKESYYEPATVDERIAREWMRIPHFYRAFYVYQYSTGISAALAIVDGILPDGPSSEPDCTAAENYLEFLRRGSREYPLDLLRIAGVDMSSSDPIDRALATYGDRLDEMAALLE